In Festucalex cinctus isolate MCC-2025b chromosome 9, RoL_Fcin_1.0, whole genome shotgun sequence, the DNA window TTTGCATTATGTTAACTTTTCATTAGCATACCTTTGGTAATATTTGGcttaatttaacattttgatgtttaaatatgtttaatcgtcttttctttttttttggtcagtttTACAGTAACATTCAACCGATATTGGTAAAAAAGCTCTAGTCATATCGTACTACTGTATTACTAATTTACTCATCACTGATTAATTATTCCAGCGATAAATGGGGGTTTACTCGACATGAAAACTAAAAGGCTGACCTTTTAGAGCCTCCTGCAGATAACTTTTTATGTAGTGTTGCCTCATGGTATCCTGGACAGGAGCCTGGTCATCAACCCCACTTGCTGTGATAATGATAGGCCGAGTCCCTCCATATCGCTCAGTCACCCAGCTCAGCATCTTTCGAAGCCCCCAAGGGACGAGCGCTTGGCCCAGACTGGAGGAGGGCCAGGTGGGATCGGAGAGGATAAGACAGTCATGATTGCTGGTTGGATGGTTCTTCTGTACATTATTTGGAAAAGGAGAGACCAGGCGGGTGGTGAAGTGATTCAACGCAATGAAACTCAATGCACCTTTGAGCTCCACCATTTCTGTTTTAGTAAAAGTAGGAAGAGGAGATCTCTTTTGGCCCTGAAGTCGCGCTCGCTCCTTCAAGTAAGCCTTCATTTCTTGTGGGTAGTCCCCTTTGCCCTGCTTCTCCTCATCCGCAGTTCTCAGCAACGGGTCCAGGAAGCGAGCGAGTTCAAAAAGAAGGAATCTCTCTACCGCTGCCGCATGTGACTCCAGGAGGAACGCGTTTGCAGGTTCAGCCCAGTCAGCGTGTAGCGCCAGCGACACCATAGTTCCATGCTGACGAGAGTACTCGCGCTCATGGAGCCGCCAGGCTTTTGCATGAGCCAAAAGGAGGTTATGGGCCGCCCGGTGTTGCTCATTCGCATCGGAATAAATATCTGTCAGTCTGTTCGGTTCATTCACCGTGATCCAGTAACGGACCCAGGAGCCCAGCTCCCGGTAGCATAGTGATGCATATGCCTGAAAGGCCTCCACTGTGCTGTAGTTGAGCCAGCCTCCAGAGGCATGCAAGGCGCCAGGCAAGCCAAGATGTGGAGCTTTGTGCGTTGGGTAATAGAGGATAACGAGAGCTTCCAGGTGCAGCTTCTTCAGCTCAGTGAGGACGCAGCGGTAGTACCTTTTAAACATAATTGTTACAATAAATAGAAGGTTTGCTTTTATTTAGCATGAAAGTTGAAAGAAACTATTTAGTGTTTCAGTACTGTTAACTAAAAAGGAGCTAAACAAATTCACAAGCGGTACTATCAGCAACGAGAACCACGGTCCACTCAAAACACCCCTTTGAACAGCAGTTCAGCAACAGCAAAGTCTGCTAGTTCCAAGACCGGTTGTTTACTAGCTCTGTGGCACAACTAGACTGGTACATATATTTCCAAATTGTGCTAATGTCACAGATAATGCACAGGCGACACTAAGCTAACATGTGTGTCcacgtggcggccatgttggcagggccaactttctcatcaatgaaaatgaatgtatACACAGTATGTGGCAGCAGCCATGTTAGCTGCAGCAATGAGTCCCCATCAAAGATAAGCAGTAACatcacattagcttagcattgcaGTAAGTAGCTATGCAGCGCAAAAGGAGCGTGTCGTATTGACCTATTAATATCCATGTGTACACGTTTCTTGAACATGCTATTTTTTggtacgtttttgtttgtttgtttgtcacagGTGGTTTGTCACACAatttaggttcatcctgaaatttcaccccaAAGCCCGATATTGCTAACAATAATCACCAGGTACCCTTGTGGGCTGAAAAACATAACTTcttgttttggatttttgttttggtgcaGACGGATGCTCTAACCACCATGTATTTGAAAATAGGGagttcattttcagtcaatcTATAGAATACAAAGATAAAATAACACTACAATAGTCACTTGTGACCCAACCAATTTGCATTCTTACCTCAGTGCTTCCACATTCACACTAGAAAGGTCTCCATGTGGTAAAATCAGAGACCAGTTTAGAGCAAAGCGGTAATGCGTTGCCCCCGTAGATGCAAACAGGTAAAGATGGCTACGGATGGCCAGATAGTCTGTGCACTGGGAACGATTAGTATGAAGCTTTACTCCTGGGATTGCATGCAATAATCCATCGCCTGTCCAGTTCCAACTGTACACATTGGGATCTGTAAATTGAGGGGAAAAGGGATAAAAGCGGGCCTagcaagagagagagggaaaaaaatagatgagtataattgtatttgtctcgATCCATTTCATCTGGATGCAGTTACCTGCAAGGTGGAGTCAGCAATACCCCAGTGAAAATCACAAGGGAAATGACCGTTAACCTCTCTGGAGGGCTCTACTTGGGGGAAACCATTGTCAGCGATAACCCGCCTGTAATACTGAGCACTAGTTTTGGGCGTCCTGGTTCGATTAGGATGCGTGAAGTCAACGTAAAAAAGGCCCCGGCGGACTGAGTAGTTGTAGTTCCATTCAAAGCCGTCTACCAGTGACCACGCGGTGTAGCCTAGCAACCGAACCCCATCCAAGCGGACAGCTGGAACACAGAACACAGCAACAAGATGAAGTTACATGTGTGGTGATCGTAGAGCCTGAGGGccatttattatagttttggaatttttttattttagttagtgtttgagttttgttttttaaatttatttagttttaattggttttcagggtggttctgttagtttttttttagttttagttatttaataaatggttagttttagtttaatttagtttcagtattagttttagtttttttttaatgtgtattacttgtgtgcaatatttttaaaaagcaacatgggagcgacgtcatctgaagttgcttttctattggctgctccgAGAGGATGTTGCACTTTCAAAcgttattccggttaatatcaaaatcaaTCTACTTCAAATCCCatgtaaaatcatccccaaaggctcatgcattaaattaattaccaatgactaaaacaaaggacttgtgctataattatagttagttttgtaaacaaaaaatttagtttcagttatttttcgttttttaaaagcaaaaaaggtcacaatattgtaaaaaaaaaaaaaaaaagttcatactaaaaaaatcacacaatattttgcttttgtacataacagcaatgcatataaacaatctACAGtctttaataacacttaattttgaggcacttacttgctaatgcaagcacacattgagttcctccacatattgacttgcttcacaaaaattatgttccccttcatctgaccattagtgtggattttaaacatggaagggccaaaacatgccttgtgaaaattaaactgcactaaaaaactagccacaagagggtgctagagctgcacaaaatggaaatcaacctgactttttttaacagatgtgctgcttttaatatcatgacatgacgacgacgatattgtggcagttttaatatcgagatatcatgatattgtcgtTATTTTTACATCCCTACTACTTACCTTGTAATACGTAGTTGATAAATCTCTTCATCAAGTAAATGGCCACTGTGTCCTCTCTACCCACACTAGCTTCAGAGAACCATCCACCCTCAGCCACCAGAACTTGCAAGTCCCCATACTCCAGCTTTATCCAGCCCAGAATGCGCCTCAAATCCGGAGACACGGCCTGGCCAAAATGTGGCAGGTTTCGGCCCAGACGGAGGTTGTTTGGCCCGAAGGACAGGGCAAAGAAATCGGCCGTGTTCTTTACCCATAGCATCTCTTCGGTAGAAAATATGGGCAGGAGGCCGCCGTGCTTGATTTTCAAAGATGATGGATAATCTCCATCGCCTAAAATGGGATTGGCGAACCAACCGAGAACAGCTTCCATCGACTGTTGACAAAGATCGATACTGGTGGTTGTGGTTTGGCCTTTTTGAGGTTCAACCCAGTGGGAGCCCAAAACAATGGACAGTTTACCCTTCTGAGCTGGGCGGTAGTGGGTATTATACGTGTGCCAGGCTTTGGCATGTGCctgtaaatcacaaaaaaaaacacattattctACCAAATCAATCATTTGCCTTTGGATATGAACTTAAGTCGTTCCATGACCACACTCAaaacatctttccccattgaaatgaatggaaatgccattaatccattccagcaTCCCCCCCGAATGAGGATGTACAGTTAGTCAGCTGTTAATTAATTGGCCTTAGCATTAGCCCCTGTGTGTGTAGAGTGATGACATCAGTTGTGAGTCATATTTAATTAGCGAGCAATATTTATTTTACCACAGAAGTGCAATTGTATAACTTCAGCCATTTGTACTTTGCAAAAGGCaaattgcactttattttattttattttattttgtgcaatgtttcccaacctttattgactCAAGaatcaaaaatgtcatacataggTTATTTATGTACCTTCTGTCATTTTATCACTTAATTCACCTATGATCCTACttcgttgacaaaaaaaaaaaaaaagtgttaatatttttgtctaacTGGACATTGATTAAGCTAATTGTGAATCTGTATTACAAGTTTGTGTGGAAAATGTTTCACTGCAAATTAGTGAATAATCACTATTGCGCTCAACCTGCCAAAAATGAACCACaatatacacacacagaaatattgaagcctaacttttaaaaattatataattatttttacataaGAAATTCCCATTTTCTTTACTTTGagataattttaacacaaacctaccaaataaacctcatatgatacatattcattagtctagtaaagcctatttatttaaaatgcataATCCTCAGGTTTGTGCATTTACTGTagaacatttttgggatgtctgcattcagtttcatcccaaaaacaaaactgtaaaaaattgaaaaataaataaataaataaataaatagatatacggtaagtgtttttcacatagcagcggcGATATTTATCGTGTATATAGGTAACCTATTATGGAATTCaaacaatgttttttatatatttttaaataaatactctcATTGGTATTAATTTAAACCTGAGaattatgcatttcaaataaatagactttattagactaatgaatatgtatatggtttgtgttcaaattatcttttaaaaaaagtaaatgggaatttttcatgtaaaaaaaaaataaaataaaaaatcttcgtAAATATTTTTGTGAGTGGCAAGGGattcctgtattgttattatttattctatttGAATTTATTCTAAAATATGTTGGAGAAAATATAAGTCTGTTTTTCAATGGTGCGTGCGTGTTGTTTGTGATGGTTTCTCAACCGCTCCATTCACATTAGGACTGTAATCAGACTCAACCTAACAAGTACACGATAATGATCCTTTTCTCATATGAGCGTCGACATGCAACAGCTGTGCAGCGCTCTAAATGTCAAAAACACGAGTGATTATTATTGAGGCATATCTCCATGACTTCCTGTCACACACTGTACGGACATGGTGGACTTTAGACCTCGTCTCTCATAAAACCTCTTGTTCATTGACAAGAAAATACCAAATAAATTAGAATATGTCAATAAACTGGTGCTTTTTTTGGTGGACTAATTAAGAGAGCAAAAGATGAAAATAACTGCAATTGCAGTTTTAGGCTTACCTTAATCAAATTGTGGGCCACTAACAGAGAAGCAGCAAGCCCCCCTGTTTCCCCAGGGGCATGCACCCCCATGCCATACCCTTGTACAGCCACCAGGTATGGATTATGCATCGTAAGCCAGTACCTAACACGGTCGCCAAACGTGCGGAAGCAAAAGTCAGCGTATTCCTCAAACAATCCGATAAGCGTGTCATTTTTCCATCCTCCGTACACCTCTTGCAGGACCAGCGGCAGATCCCAATGATGGATGGTCACGATGGGCTCAATTCGCTTTTCCACCAGCCTGTTTAGGAGGCGGTTGTAGTGCTCCACAGCAGGTTCACGTGGAGGACCTGTAGCATTCCCATCAGGGAACAATCTGGGCCATGAGAGGGAGAAAGAGTAGGACTTCACCCCCAGATATTCAAGTGCCCGCACATCTTCTTCCCAGTGAGCATAACCGTCACTGGCCACTTTGTCCGTCTCAGATTGGGTGAAATGGTCCCAGATGGATGCACCCTTTCCATCCTGGTCCCAGGATCCTTCAGTCTGGAAGGCGGACGTCCCAGACCCCCAAAGGAATCCTGGGGGGAAAGTATCATGAAGAAAGGATTGTTCAAGACTGATAGCGACGGGTTTGGGCTTCTGCCACATCTGTCTGCCATCGCCAAGCGAGCCAGCCACTTGGTGGCAACTGTTCACCAACCACAAGAGCAGTAAGATGCACTGAATCATGAGATGGGGTGGATAGTCCAGCATACTGAGGGAACCTCTCTTGTTCCAGAAATGAAGTGCTAGGTAGTCTCAGCATGAAATGTTGTTCTTTTTGGGAACAATAGATCCATGTTGGTAGAGGACAGAGGAGGAATGACCCACAGTCAAGCGGTGTGATCGTTGTAAACCtttcctctcggtgcactcgtGCGGCCACTCAGCCCCGCCTTCCCACCTCATGTTCACACATACAAAGGTTGAATGATAATCAACCACCTTGCTTGCGTCACTATGAGAGGCTTCATTTATTGTCGCATTCCCGCTCCAAAAATATAAAGGCGGATCAGCCTTTTAAGGTACATCATTTaattacagtggtgccttgagatatgagcttAATTTGTCCGGTGACCATGCTCgtaactcaaatcttttgccatTGAAATGAGTGGATATGCCTTTAAGcctgacaattattttgtactgTTTTCAATGAGAAATATTGCGCTCCATAATATTGTAATTTATAACATAAGTAATGACGTAAAAAAAcaggatgtttaaaaaataaaaataattttttttttgcaacattttataTTCAATTCAGTGGATATTGTGCCATACTGGTGTGCGTGCATTCACAGTTTAATACAGACATAGTCACAACTTGTGTCTTGAAAAACTCATAaagtcacttgtatctcaaggcaccactgtatctgTATACAGAAATATACAATTCAACTTATAACCTTTTaagcaaaaatatttgtgaACACAAAAGTTTcagtatcaaatatgacaataAAACAGTACTCACAGTCATGTAGCCTTTATCCTCTGCGAGGAGCTGAGATGAGCAAAGCCTCAATGAACAGTATATCAGTCTGTCTTagactgcccccaggtggccaaagtGGACATTCCAGAAAGAGCAGCAAAAGGGCTAttcaagaaattaaaaaaataattaaaaaatattatatatatgttttt includes these proteins:
- the klb gene encoding beta-klotho, translated to MLDYPPHLMIQCILLLLWLVNSCHQVAGSLGDGRQMWQKPKPVAISLEQSFLHDTFPPGFLWGSGTSAFQTEGSWDQDGKGASIWDHFTQSETDKVASDGYAHWEEDVRALEYLGVKSYSFSLSWPRLFPDGNATGPPREPAVEHYNRLLNRLVEKRIEPIVTIHHWDLPLVLQEVYGGWKNDTLIGLFEEYADFCFRTFGDRVRYWLTMHNPYLVAVQGYGMGVHAPGETGGLAASLLVAHNLIKAHAKAWHTYNTHYRPAQKGKLSIVLGSHWVEPQKGQTTTTSIDLCQQSMEAVLGWFANPILGDGDYPSSLKIKHGGLLPIFSTEEMLWVKNTADFFALSFGPNNLRLGRNLPHFGQAVSPDLRRILGWIKLEYGDLQVLVAEGGWFSEASVGREDTVAIYLMKRFINYVLQAVRLDGVRLLGYTAWSLVDGFEWNYNYSVRRGLFYVDFTHPNRTRTPKTSAQYYRRVIADNGFPQVEPSREVNGHFPCDFHWGIADSTLQARFYPFSPQFTDPNVYSWNWTGDGLLHAIPGVKLHTNRSQCTDYLAIRSHLYLFASTGATHYRFALNWSLILPHGDLSSVNVEALRYYRCVLTELKKLHLEALVILYYPTHKAPHLGLPGALHASGGWLNYSTVEAFQAYASLCYRELGSWVRYWITVNEPNRLTDIYSDANEQHRAAHNLLLAHAKAWRLHEREYSRQHGTMVSLALHADWAEPANAFLLESHAAAVERFLLFELARFLDPLLRTADEEKQGKGDYPQEMKAYLKERARLQGQKRSPLPTFTKTEMVELKGALSFIALNHFTTRLVSPFPNNVQKNHPTSNHDCLILSDPTWPSSSLGQALVPWGLRKMLSWVTERYGGTRPIIITASGVDDQAPVQDTMRQHYIKSYLQEALKARQLDGVNLQGFYVWKLQDDHVPQYGLFSSTHHQSKAKASIDFYRQIITRNGFPGDAPSHTCRSSEVRPACSLCEWVSKNKALTVFGCCLMLTAVILTALVFSTVITTRKYMKGRKSGVSIMSRIRRARVQ